One region of Chlorobiota bacterium genomic DNA includes:
- a CDS encoding UDP-N-acetylmuramate--L-alanine ligase, with protein sequence MFTSIHTVHFVGIGGIGMSGIAEILLDQGFTVTGSDLARSEATERLESQGARVMIGHDAQNVVGADVVVYSSAVRPDENPETAEAIRRKIPLIRRAEMLAEVTRMKYGVAVAGTHGKTTTTSMIGLVLMEGGIDPTVIVGGKLSGLGGTNARLGHGQWTVVEADEFDRSFLTLSPTIAVITNLEREHLDIYSDLDDIKRAFIEFANKVPFYGFTALCLDEPSLVDILPQMKRRVVSYGSTPHCDVRAVDISYHERTSTFGVIHNGNRLGELTVGVPGEHNVKNALAAVTVGLEIGVPFQHIADALARFGGVYRRFEVKGEAGGVMVVDDYAHHPTEVKATLGAIRQGWNRRIVAIFQPHTYTRTRDFYEEFGKALFNSELAIITDVYPARERPIQGITGELIANTAAGFGHRNVAYVPDRGNVAAHVLGLLQPGDIVVTMGAGDIWKTAEELLGKLKESQ encoded by the coding sequence GTGTTTACCAGCATACATACCGTTCATTTCGTTGGCATCGGCGGCATTGGGATGTCGGGGATTGCCGAGATTCTGCTTGACCAAGGGTTCACCGTCACCGGAAGCGACCTGGCCCGCAGCGAAGCCACCGAACGGCTGGAATCGCAAGGGGCGCGGGTGATGATTGGCCACGATGCCCAGAACGTGGTGGGTGCCGATGTCGTTGTCTATTCCAGCGCCGTCCGCCCCGATGAAAACCCGGAAACGGCCGAGGCGATCCGCCGCAAAATCCCCCTGATCCGCCGCGCCGAAATGCTGGCCGAAGTCACCCGCATGAAGTATGGCGTGGCGGTTGCCGGAACCCACGGCAAAACCACCACCACCTCCATGATCGGCCTTGTGCTGATGGAGGGTGGGATTGACCCCACGGTGATTGTTGGCGGAAAACTTAGCGGGCTTGGCGGAACAAACGCACGGCTTGGCCACGGCCAATGGACCGTGGTGGAAGCCGATGAGTTCGACCGCTCCTTCCTGACCCTTTCGCCAACAATCGCGGTAATCACAAACCTGGAACGCGAGCACCTTGACATCTACTCCGACCTGGATGACATCAAGCGGGCGTTCATCGAGTTTGCCAATAAGGTCCCGTTCTACGGCTTCACCGCGCTGTGCCTTGACGAGCCATCGCTGGTGGACATCCTTCCGCAGATGAAGCGGCGCGTGGTTAGCTACGGCTCCACCCCCCACTGCGATGTCCGCGCCGTTGACATCAGCTACCACGAGCGGACCAGCACCTTCGGCGTTATCCACAACGGCAACCGGTTGGGGGAATTGACGGTTGGCGTTCCCGGGGAGCACAACGTGAAAAACGCGCTGGCAGCCGTTACCGTTGGCCTAGAGATTGGCGTCCCGTTCCAGCATATCGCCGACGCGCTTGCACGGTTTGGCGGGGTTTATCGGCGGTTCGAGGTGAAGGGGGAAGCGGGCGGGGTGATGGTGGTGGACGACTACGCCCACCATCCCACCGAGGTGAAAGCAACGCTGGGCGCAATCCGCCAGGGATGGAACCGCAGGATCGTGGCGATTTTCCAGCCACACACCTACACCCGCACGCGAGATTTTTACGAGGAGTTCGGCAAGGCCTTGTTCAACTCCGAACTGGCCATTATCACCGATGTCTATCCGGCGCGCGAACGCCCAATCCAGGGGATCACCGGCGAGCTTATTGCCAACACTGCCGCCGGATTTGGCCACCGCAACGTGGCGTATGTGCCGGACCGCGGCAACGTTGCCGCTCACGTTCTGGGCCTTCTCCAACCTGGCGACATCGTGGTGACGATGGGTGCCGGCGACATCTGGAAGACGGCAGAGGAGTTGTTGGGAAAATTGAAAGAGAGCCAGTAG
- the murG gene encoding undecaprenyldiphospho-muramoylpentapeptide beta-N-acetylglucosaminyltransferase — MSKRLLFVAGGTGGHLFPALAVAGRFRQLQPQAAIEFVGTRGKIEEKIVPSEGYPLNFLWISGLTRTVSLKTLLFPLKVAVSVAQALRLIGRFRPDAVVCAGAYVSWPMGIAARLRRVPLVLMASDARPGLALSKLAEKASQIHVAFPSAADHFRKLGARCPILQSGNPVRSQLLTLPDAAAARQHFGLAPDRPTVLAFGGSLGARSINNALDAVADKLRADGVQLIWQTGTSYAGGERKEPGLHRATFINQMELAYAAADLVVARAGAMTVTELAVVGKPSVLVPLPVETVHQRQNAEAMQAAGGGVMVPDNQIAQQLYPVVTELLSNNQRLRQMGAAVATLGVRDADQRIAEAIAQLP, encoded by the coding sequence ATGAGCAAACGCCTGCTGTTTGTTGCCGGGGGAACCGGCGGCCATTTGTTCCCCGCGCTGGCGGTGGCCGGGCGATTCCGGCAACTTCAGCCCCAGGCGGCCATTGAGTTTGTGGGGACGCGGGGAAAGATTGAGGAGAAGATTGTCCCAAGCGAAGGCTATCCGCTGAACTTCCTTTGGATTAGCGGGCTTACGCGGACCGTTTCTTTGAAAACCTTGCTCTTCCCGCTGAAAGTTGCGGTGTCGGTTGCGCAGGCGTTGCGGCTTATCGGGCGTTTCCGTCCCGATGCGGTGGTCTGCGCTGGTGCGTACGTCAGCTGGCCAATGGGGATTGCCGCACGGTTGCGCCGCGTTCCGCTGGTGCTGATGGCCAGCGATGCCCGCCCGGGTTTGGCCCTAAGCAAGCTGGCGGAAAAGGCTTCGCAGATTCACGTTGCCTTCCCTTCGGCTGCCGACCATTTCCGCAAGCTGGGGGCGCGCTGCCCAATCTTGCAAAGCGGAAACCCGGTGCGCAGCCAGCTGCTAACCCTGCCCGATGCCGCCGCCGCACGGCAGCATTTTGGGTTGGCACCGGACCGCCCAACGGTTCTGGCGTTTGGCGGGTCCCTGGGGGCGCGCTCCATCAACAACGCGCTGGATGCGGTTGCCGATAAACTCCGTGCCGATGGCGTGCAGCTTATCTGGCAAACCGGCACAAGCTATGCCGGCGGCGAACGGAAGGAGCCGGGCTTGCACCGCGCCACCTTCATCAACCAGATGGAGCTTGCCTACGCCGCTGCTGATCTTGTGGTGGCCCGCGCCGGGGCGATGACCGTAACCGAGTTGGCCGTTGTTGGGAAACCTTCGGTGCTTGTCCCGCTCCCCGTCGAGACCGTGCACCAGCGGCAAAATGCCGAAGCGATGCAGGCCGCAGGGGGGGGCGTGATGGTTCCCGATAACCAGATCGCCCAGCAACTCTACCCAGTGGTGACGGAGCTGCTTTCCAACAACCAGCGGCTGCGGCAAATGGGGGCCGCCGTTGCCACCCTGGGGGTGCGCGATGCCGATCAAAGAATTGCAGAAGCGATTGCCCAGCTTCCCTGA
- the murB gene encoding UDP-N-acetylmuramate dehydrogenase yields the protein MIPLDDIRKSFRGRIALNEPMERYTTFRIGGAADIYLEPLDKEDALALITYLRGQSLPYVLMGNGSNILVSDHGVRGAVVNLEVGFSYVRNQDDDGTVVAGAGIKLAKFVDFCISNGYAGTEMLAGIPGTLGGAVIMNAGAYGGEISDHMIAVELIRGSKLMTISKDDAGFAYRTSTLQGDVILEASFQFPSGQKENMKTIRRQTLLKRNSSQPVQWGNAGSIFKNPKGDFAARLIQECGLKGTIIGGAQISDLHANFIINRGQATAADVMALIHVARQAVFEKFAIELELEVKLIGDWEAGIGGRGSGGGDWGTGIGG from the coding sequence ATGATCCCTCTTGATGATATCCGCAAAAGTTTTCGTGGCCGTATCGCCCTGAACGAACCGATGGAGCGGTACACCACCTTCCGCATCGGTGGCGCTGCGGACATCTACTTGGAGCCGTTGGACAAAGAGGATGCGCTGGCTTTGATAACCTACTTGCGCGGCCAATCACTCCCCTACGTGCTGATGGGAAACGGCAGCAACATCCTTGTTTCCGACCACGGCGTGCGCGGGGCGGTGGTGAATCTGGAGGTCGGGTTCAGCTACGTGCGGAACCAGGACGACGACGGCACGGTGGTGGCCGGCGCGGGGATCAAGCTGGCAAAGTTCGTTGACTTCTGCATCAGCAACGGCTACGCCGGAACCGAGATGCTGGCCGGAATCCCGGGAACCCTGGGGGGCGCGGTGATTATGAACGCCGGGGCCTACGGCGGCGAAATCTCCGACCACATGATTGCGGTGGAGCTGATCCGGGGCAGCAAGCTGATGACCATCAGCAAGGACGATGCTGGTTTCGCCTACCGCACCAGCACGCTGCAAGGGGATGTGATCTTGGAAGCCAGCTTCCAATTCCCCAGCGGACAGAAGGAGAACATGAAAACCATCCGGCGGCAGACGCTGCTGAAGCGGAACAGCTCGCAGCCGGTTCAGTGGGGGAACGCCGGAAGCATCTTCAAAAATCCCAAAGGGGATTTTGCGGCCCGGTTGATCCAAGAGTGTGGGCTGAAAGGAACAATCATCGGCGGGGCGCAGATCAGCGATCTGCACGCCAATTTCATCATCAATCGCGGCCAAGCCACCGCCGCCGATGTGATGGCCCTGATCCACGTGGCCCGCCAAGCGGTCTTTGAAAAATTTGCTATCGAACTGGAGTTGGAGGTGAAGCTGATTGGGGATTGGGAAGCGGGGATTGGGGGGCGGGGATCGGGGGGCGGGGATTGGGGGACGGGGATTGGGGGATAG